In one window of Ovis aries strain OAR_USU_Benz2616 breed Rambouillet chromosome 3, ARS-UI_Ramb_v3.0, whole genome shotgun sequence DNA:
- the KLF11 gene encoding Krueppel-like factor 11 isoform X1, with product MHTPGSAGPGDAPRVVDIMDICESILERKRHDSERSTCSILEQNDMEAVEALVCMSSWGQRSQKADLLKIRPLTPVSDSGDVTTSVHVDTAPSELPKDFHSLSTLCMTPPQSPDLLEPLTGTVVPPQVTASKAPVVVAVPPASAGAARVLSRTAEGVLPGLKPDLLEPAASPPCRATVTGITGHAGGSPASAHHSCPTAQTQEQQLPTCTEGEAQFLGHVETLQDMHLTDSLLSMNSVSCQPCSHKSSGLIPTNKGQQAGWPVAIQTCSPKNYENDLARKATPLISVPISTPPILCQMIPVTGPSGLLPAVLKPPPQVSAGLVKPVLPHAAPAPPPVFVGTSVPQGTVMLLLPQGALPQPTTCSAGSMPVGNTRFLPLAPAPVFIASSQSCAPQVDFSRRRNYVCHFPGCRKTYFKSSHLKAHLRTHTGEKPFSCSWDGCDKKFARSDELSRHRRTHTGEKKFVCPVCDRRFMRSDHLTKHARRHMATKRVPGWQAAVSRLNRVASAEDPGSPPEPECAPASS from the exons GTTGACATCATGGACATATGTGAGTCAATCCTGGAGAGGAAACGGCACGACAGCGAGAGGTCCACATGCAGCATCTTGGAGCAGAATGACATGGAAGCTGTGGAGGCTCTTGTTTGCATGAGCTCCTGGGGTCAGAGATCTCAGAAAGCTGACCTGTTGAAGATCAGACCCCTCACACCCGTCTCTGACTCTGGGGATGTCACCACGTCAGTGCATGTGGACACAGCCCCATCCGAGCTACCAAAGGACTTCCATTCTCTGTCAACTCTG tgcatgaCTCCTCCTCAGAGCCCTGACCTCCTGGAACCATTGACTGGGACAGTTGTTCCTCCCCAAGTAACTGCTTCCAAAGCCCCCGTGGTCGTGGCGGTCCCCCCAGCCTCTGCTGGGGCTGCCAGAGTGCTGAGCAGGACAGCAGAGGGGGTCCTGCCTGGTCTGAAACCTGATCTGCTGGAGCCAGCTGCCAGCCCGCCCTGCAGGGCCACGGTAACAGGTATCACTGGCCACGCTGGCGGGAGTCCTGCTTCTGCCCATCACTCCTGTCCCACAGCCCAGACTCAAGAACAGCAGCTTCCAACTTGCACAGAAGGAGAAGCACAGTTCCTGGGACATGTTGAAACTTTGCAGGACATGCATCTCACAGACAGTTTACTCAGCATGAACTCAGTGTCCTGTCAGCCTTGCTCGCACAAGTCCAGTGGCCTGATCCCCACCAACAAAGGCCAGCAGGCAGGGTGGCCCGTTGCAATTCAGACCTGCTCACCAAAGAATTATGAAAACGACTTGGCAAGGAAAGCCACCCCTCTGATCTCTGTCCCCATTTCTACTCCCCCCATCCTCTGCCAAATGATCCCTGTGACTGGACCCAGTGGCCTGTTACCAGCTGTTCTGAAGCCACCTCCCCAGGTGTCTGCGGGGCTTGTCAAGCCCGTCTTGCCCCATGCGGCTCCCGCACCCCCGCCTGTGTTCGTGGGAACGTCTGTGCCTCAGGGAACCGTGATGCTGCTTCTGCCCCAGggggccctcccccagcccaccaCATGCTCAGCCGGCAGCATGCCTGTCGGGAACACCAGATTCCTGCCCCTTGCCCCtgctccagtgttcattgcatcCAGTCAGAGCTGTGCCCCTCAGGTAGACTTTTCCCGAAGGAGGAACTATGTTTGCCATTTCCCAGGCTGCCGGAAAACCTACTTCAAAAGTTCCCACCTCAAGGCTCATCTTCGCACTCACACAG GAGAGAAGCCTTTCAGCTGCAGCTGGGACGGCTGCGACAAGAAATTTGCTCGTTCAGATGAACTCTCTCGCCACCGCAGAACTCACACCGGGGAGAAGAAATTTGTATGCCCAGTGTGCGACCGGCGTTTCATGCGCAGTGACCACCTGACAAAGCACGCCCGGCGCCACATGGCCACCAAGAGGGTCCCTGGCTGGCAGGCAGCGGTCAGCAGGCTGAACAGAGTGGCCTCTGCGGAGGACCCTGGGAGCCCGCCGGAGCCGGAGTGCGCGCCAGCCTCCTCCTGA
- the KLF11 gene encoding Krueppel-like factor 11 isoform X2, with protein MDICESILERKRHDSERSTCSILEQNDMEAVEALVCMSSWGQRSQKADLLKIRPLTPVSDSGDVTTSVHVDTAPSELPKDFHSLSTLCMTPPQSPDLLEPLTGTVVPPQVTASKAPVVVAVPPASAGAARVLSRTAEGVLPGLKPDLLEPAASPPCRATVTGITGHAGGSPASAHHSCPTAQTQEQQLPTCTEGEAQFLGHVETLQDMHLTDSLLSMNSVSCQPCSHKSSGLIPTNKGQQAGWPVAIQTCSPKNYENDLARKATPLISVPISTPPILCQMIPVTGPSGLLPAVLKPPPQVSAGLVKPVLPHAAPAPPPVFVGTSVPQGTVMLLLPQGALPQPTTCSAGSMPVGNTRFLPLAPAPVFIASSQSCAPQVDFSRRRNYVCHFPGCRKTYFKSSHLKAHLRTHTGEKPFSCSWDGCDKKFARSDELSRHRRTHTGEKKFVCPVCDRRFMRSDHLTKHARRHMATKRVPGWQAAVSRLNRVASAEDPGSPPEPECAPASS; from the exons ATGGACATATGTGAGTCAATCCTGGAGAGGAAACGGCACGACAGCGAGAGGTCCACATGCAGCATCTTGGAGCAGAATGACATGGAAGCTGTGGAGGCTCTTGTTTGCATGAGCTCCTGGGGTCAGAGATCTCAGAAAGCTGACCTGTTGAAGATCAGACCCCTCACACCCGTCTCTGACTCTGGGGATGTCACCACGTCAGTGCATGTGGACACAGCCCCATCCGAGCTACCAAAGGACTTCCATTCTCTGTCAACTCTG tgcatgaCTCCTCCTCAGAGCCCTGACCTCCTGGAACCATTGACTGGGACAGTTGTTCCTCCCCAAGTAACTGCTTCCAAAGCCCCCGTGGTCGTGGCGGTCCCCCCAGCCTCTGCTGGGGCTGCCAGAGTGCTGAGCAGGACAGCAGAGGGGGTCCTGCCTGGTCTGAAACCTGATCTGCTGGAGCCAGCTGCCAGCCCGCCCTGCAGGGCCACGGTAACAGGTATCACTGGCCACGCTGGCGGGAGTCCTGCTTCTGCCCATCACTCCTGTCCCACAGCCCAGACTCAAGAACAGCAGCTTCCAACTTGCACAGAAGGAGAAGCACAGTTCCTGGGACATGTTGAAACTTTGCAGGACATGCATCTCACAGACAGTTTACTCAGCATGAACTCAGTGTCCTGTCAGCCTTGCTCGCACAAGTCCAGTGGCCTGATCCCCACCAACAAAGGCCAGCAGGCAGGGTGGCCCGTTGCAATTCAGACCTGCTCACCAAAGAATTATGAAAACGACTTGGCAAGGAAAGCCACCCCTCTGATCTCTGTCCCCATTTCTACTCCCCCCATCCTCTGCCAAATGATCCCTGTGACTGGACCCAGTGGCCTGTTACCAGCTGTTCTGAAGCCACCTCCCCAGGTGTCTGCGGGGCTTGTCAAGCCCGTCTTGCCCCATGCGGCTCCCGCACCCCCGCCTGTGTTCGTGGGAACGTCTGTGCCTCAGGGAACCGTGATGCTGCTTCTGCCCCAGggggccctcccccagcccaccaCATGCTCAGCCGGCAGCATGCCTGTCGGGAACACCAGATTCCTGCCCCTTGCCCCtgctccagtgttcattgcatcCAGTCAGAGCTGTGCCCCTCAGGTAGACTTTTCCCGAAGGAGGAACTATGTTTGCCATTTCCCAGGCTGCCGGAAAACCTACTTCAAAAGTTCCCACCTCAAGGCTCATCTTCGCACTCACACAG GAGAGAAGCCTTTCAGCTGCAGCTGGGACGGCTGCGACAAGAAATTTGCTCGTTCAGATGAACTCTCTCGCCACCGCAGAACTCACACCGGGGAGAAGAAATTTGTATGCCCAGTGTGCGACCGGCGTTTCATGCGCAGTGACCACCTGACAAAGCACGCCCGGCGCCACATGGCCACCAAGAGGGTCCCTGGCTGGCAGGCAGCGGTCAGCAGGCTGAACAGAGTGGCCTCTGCGGAGGACCCTGGGAGCCCGCCGGAGCCGGAGTGCGCGCCAGCCTCCTCCTGA